Proteins co-encoded in one Methanobrevibacter olleyae genomic window:
- a CDS encoding transposase, producing the protein IRQTKKYQPHYFLADRAYDSEEIRKCINEETLAFEQIPLKTRAKNGHYRLNSSTIFRPKIYSRRMNVESVIFVIKQIFSGINFSRNDKLRNKETKLKDVLYNFYRHVQIF; encoded by the coding sequence TATTAGGCAAACAAAGAAATATCAACCTCATTATTTCTTAGCAGACAGAGCTTATGATTCTGAAGAAATAAGAAAATGTATTAATGAAGAAACTTTAGCTTTTGAGCAAATACCACTTAAAACAAGAGCCAAAAATGGTCATTATCGTTTAAATAGTTCAACAATTTTCAGACCTAAGATCTATTCTAGAAGAATGAATGTTGAAAGTGTAATTTTTGTTATAAAGCAAATATTTTCAGGTATAAACTTTTCACGCAACGATAAATTACGTAATAAAGAAACCAAGCTAAAAGATGTTTTATATAATTTCTACAGGCATGTACAA